A window of the Coleofasciculus sp. FACHB-T130 genome harbors these coding sequences:
- a CDS encoding TIGR00297 family protein, whose translation MLSTINSFNPWLVAVGLNTVLLAIAYFAPKKLLTPAGFLHAWALGVIIWGTLGWQGYLVVMFYFLVGSAVTRIGMAQKEAEGIAEKRSGARGPENVWGSALTGTLCALGTVLVSYLGQPQWVPFLLLGYVASFSTKLSDTTASEVGKAYGKRTFLITTLQPVARGTEGAVSLEGTIAGVVASVAIACVGWGVGAIDLIGVVWCIVAAFIATNLESVIGATLQSRYDWLTNEVVNFLNTFIGAIAAILFALAWHSFSLTTTGIT comes from the coding sequence ATGCTCTCTACCATTAATTCTTTCAATCCCTGGTTAGTTGCAGTGGGATTGAATACAGTTTTGTTAGCGATCGCCTATTTCGCCCCGAAAAAGTTACTCACCCCCGCCGGATTCCTCCACGCTTGGGCGCTGGGCGTCATTATTTGGGGTACCCTCGGCTGGCAGGGATATTTAGTCGTGATGTTCTATTTTCTCGTAGGTTCTGCCGTCACGCGCATCGGCATGGCTCAAAAAGAAGCCGAGGGAATCGCCGAGAAACGGTCTGGGGCACGCGGGCCGGAGAATGTCTGGGGTTCCGCCCTCACGGGCACTCTATGCGCCTTAGGAACGGTACTGGTGAGTTATTTAGGACAACCCCAATGGGTGCCTTTCTTACTGCTGGGCTACGTAGCCAGTTTTAGTACAAAACTTTCGGATACCACCGCCAGCGAAGTCGGGAAAGCTTATGGTAAACGGACGTTTTTGATTACTACCTTACAACCTGTAGCCAGGGGAACAGAAGGGGCGGTTTCTTTAGAGGGGACAATAGCTGGAGTGGTGGCATCGGTTGCGATCGCTTGTGTTGGCTGGGGCGTTGGTGCGATCGATCTCATCGGGGTGGTTTGGTGCATAGTAGCAGCGTTTATTGCGACCAATTTGGAAAGTGTCATTGGTGCTACGCTGCAATCTCGCTACGATTGGCTTACCAACGAAGTCGTGAATTTTCTCAATACATTCATTGGCGCGATCGCGGCAATTTTGTTTGCCTTAGCATGGCACTCGTTTAGTCTGACTACTACGGGAATTACTTGA
- a CDS encoding VOC family protein, producing MNPTIFHLAFPISDVAQAKAYYADGLGCQVGRETRDALILNLYGHQLVGHVSKEPITPQRGIYPRHFGLVFTSIADWESLLERAQQRRLHFYQQPKHRFPGQLTEHCTFFLEDPFYNLMEFKYYSHAEAIFGVREYAEIGDSH from the coding sequence ATGAACCCAACAATCTTTCATCTTGCTTTTCCCATCTCCGATGTTGCCCAAGCGAAAGCCTACTACGCTGATGGACTCGGCTGCCAGGTTGGGCGTGAAACCCGCGATGCCTTGATTCTGAATCTCTACGGTCATCAGCTGGTAGGTCACGTTAGCAAAGAACCGATTACCCCGCAACGAGGGATTTATCCCAGACACTTTGGGCTGGTTTTTACATCAATTGCTGACTGGGAAAGCTTGCTAGAACGGGCACAACAGCGACGGTTGCACTTTTATCAGCAGCCGAAACATCGCTTTCCCGGTCAACTCACCGAACATTGCACCTTCTTCCTCGAAGATCCGTTTTATAACCTGATGGAGTTCAAATATTACTCTCATGCCGAGGCAATTTTCGGGGTTCGGGAGTATGCCGAGATTGGCGATTCCCATTAG
- a CDS encoding triacylglycerol lipase, translated as MNSAPKRNPVLLIHGINDTAAVFHKMAPYLAQQGWSVYDLSLTPNNGAMGLDSLAQQVADYVAKTFAPDQPFDLVGFSMGGIVSRYYVQRLGGINRVQRFITISAPNHGTWAGYFHNGIGCVQMRPDSAFLQDLNRDVAMLEQVNFTSIWTPFDLIILPPNSSEMPVGQNLQVPVLLHPWMITDAKGVKAVEKALLEPLKHDRVASPNGNRQSRHTPEPRKLPRHESNI; from the coding sequence ATGAACAGTGCCCCTAAGCGCAATCCTGTATTGCTAATTCACGGCATCAACGATACGGCTGCTGTATTCCATAAAATGGCTCCTTACCTGGCACAGCAAGGCTGGTCTGTATATGACCTCAGCCTCACCCCCAATAATGGTGCGATGGGTCTGGACTCTCTAGCACAGCAGGTTGCTGATTACGTTGCCAAGACCTTTGCACCCGACCAACCATTTGATTTGGTCGGCTTCAGTATGGGAGGCATCGTTAGCCGCTACTACGTGCAGCGACTAGGGGGCATTAACCGGGTGCAGCGTTTTATTACCATATCAGCACCCAACCACGGAACGTGGGCGGGCTACTTTCACAATGGGATTGGCTGCGTTCAGATGCGCCCTGATAGCGCTTTTCTACAAGATTTGAATCGGGATGTGGCGATGCTGGAACAGGTGAATTTCACCTCGATCTGGACGCCTTTTGATTTAATCATTCTGCCACCGAATAGTTCGGAAATGCCCGTCGGTCAAAATCTACAGGTGCCAGTATTGCTGCACCCGTGGATGATTACAGATGCTAAGGGGGTTAAGGCTGTGGAGAAGGCACTTTTAGAACCACTGAAGCACGATCGCGTAGCGTCTCCTAATGGGAATCGCCAATCTCGGCATACTCCCGAACCCCGAAAATTGCCTCGGCATGAGAGTAATATTTGA
- a CDS encoding tetratricopeptide repeat protein, with translation MLEQLAEAFERKDYKTVAWLLNHLVKQMPQNPLVQFYVGRLYEETGKLEAAENAYRQLLRETTNPKIMTQARQGLGRIEAIAQQKRRDAIAQATAAPEDTEAGVLVLEAVSAEKKQVAAQQLARIVQIDPYTARLQLPSRGWRLYRTGPVGELRFYSQQMQQAEIPNFWANLADVRKLNVFRVSHFLSASPPSVVCENEHGQTGSLTFNWSEVRQQVQGLLPIFGEVIDQDARRQLQWKTQTQDYAQLIDLHLPSRHSILRLCDSNYQFGQGISFNPQPTQPNQATNRSHWNNLLHFLEGHLAQTPIWADFTDFAQTALDRTEILKSLKSHIDLFRREETLWDPAFQLYSGLVFLRGSKN, from the coding sequence ATGCTTGAACAACTTGCAGAAGCTTTCGAGCGCAAAGACTATAAAACCGTTGCCTGGTTACTCAACCATCTGGTAAAACAGATGCCGCAAAATCCCTTAGTACAGTTCTATGTGGGACGCCTGTACGAAGAAACGGGCAAATTAGAGGCGGCAGAAAATGCCTATCGGCAGCTGCTACGGGAAACCACCAATCCCAAGATTATGACTCAAGCTCGTCAAGGATTGGGACGTATAGAAGCGATCGCCCAACAAAAAAGACGAGACGCGATCGCTCAAGCCACCGCCGCTCCAGAAGACACAGAAGCAGGCGTCTTAGTTCTAGAAGCCGTCAGCGCTGAAAAGAAACAGGTCGCCGCCCAACAGTTAGCTCGAATCGTGCAGATAGACCCTTACACCGCACGGCTACAACTTCCCAGTCGCGGCTGGCGGTTGTACCGAACTGGTCCGGTAGGAGAACTGCGATTCTACAGTCAACAGATGCAGCAAGCCGAAATTCCCAACTTCTGGGCAAACCTTGCAGATGTTCGGAAACTTAACGTTTTTCGCGTCAGCCATTTCCTTTCTGCTTCCCCGCCTAGCGTCGTTTGCGAGAACGAACACGGTCAGACAGGTTCCCTGACCTTCAACTGGTCAGAAGTCAGACAACAAGTGCAAGGACTCTTACCAATCTTTGGCGAAGTCATCGACCAAGATGCTCGTCGCCAACTGCAATGGAAAACTCAAACCCAAGACTATGCCCAATTGATCGACTTGCATCTTCCTTCCAGACACAGTATTCTTCGCCTTTGCGATAGCAACTACCAGTTTGGGCAGGGGATTTCCTTCAATCCACAGCCGACTCAACCCAATCAAGCGACCAACCGCAGTCATTGGAACAATTTACTTCATTTTCTAGAAGGACATTTGGCTCAGACGCCGATTTGGGCAGATTTTACAGATTTTGCTCAAACTGCGCTAGATCGCACAGAAATTCTAAAAAGTCTCAAGTCTCATATCGACTTATTTCGGCGTGAAGAAACCCTCTGGGACCCAGCTTTCCAACTGTACAGTGGGCTGGTTTTCCTCAGAGGGTCAAAGAATTAA
- a CDS encoding RsmE family RNA methyltransferase, giving the protein MAQLQRLAIAPSQFQNQQIILTAEQQHYLSRVLRLREGDRFIAMDGQGHWWLAKLEANQGQLLEPISVQTELPCSITLMLALPKNGFDEVVRYSTELGVVAIAPVVSDRTLLNPSPQKLERWQRIAQEAAEQSERQIVPTILEPVSFSAALSSLKSHCSSIKNKNYICVARGDSPHLLDCLIHLLPQEASPPAPLLQGEGAGESGFSGTADELKNPGQGTIVIAIGPEGGWTPAEVEQAIAADFQPVSLGRRVLRAVTAPMVALSLVAAAWESEIREI; this is encoded by the coding sequence TTGGCTCAGCTGCAACGATTAGCGATCGCTCCCTCTCAATTTCAAAACCAGCAAATTATCCTGACTGCCGAACAACAGCATTACCTCAGTCGGGTGTTGCGGTTGCGGGAGGGCGATCGCTTTATCGCAATGGATGGACAAGGGCACTGGTGGCTGGCGAAGCTGGAGGCGAATCAGGGGCAGCTTCTAGAGCCGATTTCCGTCCAAACTGAGTTGCCCTGCTCGATAACGCTAATGCTTGCGTTGCCAAAAAACGGCTTTGATGAAGTGGTGCGCTACAGTACCGAACTAGGGGTGGTAGCGATCGCGCCCGTCGTGAGCGATCGCACCCTGCTCAATCCCAGCCCCCAAAAACTCGAACGTTGGCAGCGAATTGCCCAAGAAGCCGCTGAACAGTCAGAACGTCAAATCGTTCCCACAATTTTAGAACCCGTTTCCTTTTCGGCTGCTTTGTCTTCACTCAAGAGTCATTGTTCTTCGATAAAAAACAAGAATTATATCTGCGTTGCTCGTGGAGATTCTCCCCATTTACTCGATTGCTTGATTCATCTATTGCCGCAAGAGGCTTCTCCCCCAGCCCCTCTCCTACAAGGGGAGGGGGCTGGGGAGTCAGGTTTTTCAGGTACAGCAGATGAACTGAAGAATCCAGGGCAAGGAACGATTGTCATCGCCATCGGGCCAGAGGGAGGCTGGACACCAGCAGAAGTCGAACAAGCGATCGCTGCTGACTTCCAACCCGTTTCTCTAGGGCGTCGTGTCCTGCGAGCCGTCACCGCCCCAATGGTCGCCTTATCTCTGGTAGCTGCGGCATGGGAATCAGAAATTAGAGAGATTTAA
- a CDS encoding BON domain-containing protein — protein sequence MTWLERQFGQQKTSTEGDSKHDAQAVEEQMSPGLTGEYDWELREKAGMHKPPTLPEYMGFEGEYDANGLAKRVAAAFDQEPNLKNIDTLEIAQDGGTIILTGSVPDQSILSHVEAVAAKVDGTKAVDLHQVEIKTHEGSVR from the coding sequence ATGACTTGGTTAGAAAGGCAATTTGGACAACAGAAAACCAGCACAGAAGGAGACAGCAAACATGACGCTCAGGCTGTCGAAGAACAAATGAGTCCAGGACTTACGGGTGAGTATGATTGGGAGTTGCGTGAGAAGGCTGGGATGCATAAACCTCCAACATTGCCAGAATACATGGGCTTTGAGGGGGAATACGATGCTAACGGATTAGCTAAGCGCGTTGCTGCTGCATTTGATCAAGAGCCGAACCTCAAAAATATTGACACTCTTGAAATCGCTCAAGACGGTGGCACGATTATCCTCACGGGTTCTGTACCCGATCAATCAATTTTGAGCCATGTCGAAGCGGTTGCTGCCAAAGTAGATGGCACCAAAGCAGTAGACCTTCACCAAGTGGAAATTAAAACCCACGAAGGTTCCGTCCGATAA
- a CDS encoding response regulator: protein MQTEPIAVLLVEDNPGDARLVRELLREVNAPQITLIHVQTLTEALDCLVSSEGLNVQKLKIERFNQPANQQPFELKGDRLPLSIGVILLDLSLPDAQGLETVRRVCNAVPEVPIVVMSGLADEAIALSAVQEGAQDYLVKGHADSHLLLRTVRYAIERQRMQIRLQQTQRALQQQLEREALVNRITTALNSNLDPKSVVDEIVRQTAVPMSCDFCMVVRDLSESNRVYIEAEYWPHLSDAVKPISQSPLQGTTLSVEGWEMVRSELLENRPVAIANTTDFWLTPAYQALCAETRPSTMLLAPIFVREQFYGYLVVGSIKPRPPFLTWEIQLLQQLAGQTAIALYNAHELEQLESLVQERTQQLAQEKTLLEAILDSIQEGITVTQPDGQIVLLNRAALQIYGLVGNGVTPTSAPGSMPHVKNFLTKLKVRNPDGSRPRRSELPLTRALQGEVFTDQELVVHGLNGERKWVSINGAAIRDDRGKVLLAVNTTRDITERKQAEKALRESETKFRTLYESTSAAVMLLDEQEIFNCNSATLHLFGCNGLEEFCGKHPSTFSPPTQPDGQSSLTLACDRITTALTEGNCRFDWIHRTLDGKDFPAEVTLTAIELDNRKVLQAVVYDISDRMNKEIELREAKEAAEAGSRAKSEFLATMSHELRTPLNAILGLSHILRQEIFGALNEKQKEYVTCINNSGEHLLSLINDILDLSKVEAGKEKLCPMPIIVPNLCEYIVTIMREQAYERGLQLTSEIDPEIDVCVADERRLKQMLLNLLSNAIKFTPSGQVSLIVQKQPGCIAFTVADTGIGIAPEKLSLLFEPFRQLDSGLNRQFAGTGLGLSLTRSLARLHGGDVTVSSTLGKGSEFTLYLPDMSNESVSIYQFPSEGGDSSSLSSGLNNGELKGELKAAANPFSIPGKGRILIVEDDENSGLLLQDYLQVVGHTVEHLLDGTDFLQRVRNFQPDLILLDVNLPGGYSGLDLLKDLKQQPELERLPVVMVTVNTMAEDRDRFLEAGANDYLSKPIGIPQLELILMKHL from the coding sequence ATGCAGACTGAACCGATCGCCGTATTGCTTGTGGAGGATAACCCTGGCGATGCCCGTCTCGTGCGGGAACTGCTGCGGGAAGTCAATGCTCCCCAAATAACGCTGATCCACGTTCAAACGCTCACAGAAGCCCTGGATTGCCTCGTCAGTTCAGAAGGGTTGAACGTTCAGAAGTTGAAGATTGAAAGGTTTAACCAACCAGCGAACCAGCAACCTTTTGAGCTGAAAGGCGATCGCCTCCCACTATCGATCGGGGTGATTTTGTTAGATTTATCGCTGCCAGATGCTCAGGGTTTAGAAACCGTCAGACGAGTCTGCAATGCTGTACCAGAAGTGCCGATTGTGGTGATGTCGGGGCTAGCCGATGAAGCGATCGCGCTTTCTGCTGTACAAGAAGGAGCGCAAGACTATCTCGTCAAAGGTCATGCCGATAGCCATCTGCTGCTCCGCACCGTGCGATATGCCATTGAGCGTCAGCGGATGCAGATACGACTCCAACAAACCCAGCGAGCCTTGCAGCAACAACTGGAGCGAGAAGCCTTAGTAAACCGCATCACGACTGCCTTAAATTCTAATCTCGATCCAAAATCAGTCGTTGATGAAATTGTCCGACAGACAGCAGTCCCGATGAGCTGCGATTTCTGCATGGTAGTCCGAGACTTGTCGGAATCAAACCGAGTTTACATTGAAGCGGAGTATTGGCCCCATTTATCAGATGCCGTAAAGCCGATTTCTCAATCGCCCCTACAAGGGACAACCCTGTCCGTAGAAGGCTGGGAAATGGTGCGAAGTGAGTTGCTCGAAAACCGTCCGGTAGCGATCGCAAACACTACTGACTTTTGGTTGACCCCAGCCTATCAAGCGCTTTGCGCGGAAACGAGACCAAGTACGATGCTCTTGGCTCCTATCTTCGTAAGAGAGCAATTCTACGGCTATCTAGTCGTCGGCTCGATCAAGCCGCGTCCGCCGTTTTTAACATGGGAAATCCAACTGCTGCAACAGTTAGCTGGACAGACAGCGATCGCTCTCTACAATGCCCACGAGCTTGAACAGCTAGAAAGCCTGGTTCAGGAGCGCACTCAGCAACTCGCTCAAGAAAAAACACTGCTGGAAGCCATTCTTGATTCTATTCAAGAGGGAATTACTGTTACTCAACCCGATGGTCAAATCGTGCTGTTAAATCGGGCGGCATTGCAGATATATGGTTTGGTCGGGAATGGCGTTACACCTACCTCCGCTCCAGGCTCTATGCCTCACGTCAAGAATTTCTTAACTAAATTAAAAGTCCGTAACCCCGATGGTTCCCGCCCTCGTCGGTCGGAGCTACCCCTTACAAGGGCACTTCAAGGGGAAGTTTTTACCGATCAGGAGCTGGTGGTACACGGTCTCAATGGAGAGCGCAAGTGGGTAAGTATCAATGGGGCGGCAATCCGCGATGACAGGGGGAAAGTCCTGCTGGCGGTCAATACGACGCGAGATATTACCGAGCGCAAACAAGCAGAAAAGGCACTGCGGGAATCGGAAACCAAATTCCGGACGCTCTATGAATCGACCAGCGCGGCGGTGATGCTGTTGGATGAACAAGAAATTTTCAATTGCAACAGTGCAACCCTACACCTATTTGGCTGTAATGGCTTGGAGGAGTTTTGCGGCAAACATCCCAGCACATTCTCACCACCAACTCAGCCCGATGGTCAAAGTTCCCTGACTCTAGCTTGCGATCGCATTACCACTGCCCTAACAGAAGGCAACTGTCGCTTTGATTGGATTCATCGGACGTTGGATGGTAAAGATTTTCCGGCAGAGGTGACGCTAACGGCAATCGAGCTGGACAACCGAAAAGTGCTGCAAGCGGTCGTGTATGACATTAGCGATCGCATGAACAAAGAAATCGAACTGCGGGAAGCAAAGGAAGCGGCAGAAGCGGGAAGTCGAGCAAAAAGTGAATTCCTTGCCACCATGAGCCACGAACTCCGAACGCCCCTTAACGCCATCTTGGGACTCTCTCACATCCTGCGGCAAGAAATTTTTGGTGCGCTCAATGAGAAACAGAAAGAGTATGTCACCTGCATTAATAACAGTGGCGAACATCTCCTATCGCTGATTAACGATATTCTTGACCTTTCTAAAGTCGAAGCAGGCAAAGAGAAACTCTGCCCGATGCCAATTATCGTGCCGAATTTGTGCGAATACATCGTTACGATTATGAGGGAACAAGCCTACGAACGAGGGCTACAACTCACCAGTGAAATTGACCCAGAAATTGATGTTTGTGTCGCCGATGAACGACGTCTAAAGCAGATGTTATTGAATCTGCTATCGAATGCAATTAAGTTCACACCATCGGGTCAAGTTTCCCTAATTGTGCAAAAGCAGCCAGGATGCATTGCGTTTACCGTAGCGGATACGGGCATTGGTATTGCCCCTGAGAAGCTGTCATTGTTATTTGAGCCATTTCGCCAATTGGACAGCGGACTGAACCGGCAGTTTGCTGGCACTGGTTTGGGGTTGTCACTGACTCGCAGTTTAGCCCGACTTCATGGTGGAGATGTGACGGTTTCCTCAACCCTAGGAAAAGGCAGTGAGTTTACTCTATATCTGCCCGATATGAGCAATGAATCAGTCTCCATCTATCAGTTTCCAAGCGAGGGGGGCGATTCTTCTTCATTGTCTTCTGGACTTAACAATGGCGAGTTAAAAGGCGAGTTAAAAGCCGCCGCCAACCCTTTTTCTATCCCTGGCAAAGGACGAATTCTAATTGTGGAAGACGATGAAAATAGTGGGTTGCTGTTGCAAGACTATCTCCAAGTCGTAGGTCATACCGTTGAACATTTGCTTGATGGGACGGATTTCCTCCAGCGAGTGCGAAACTTCCAGCCCGATCTGATTTTGTTGGATGTAAATTTACCCGGTGGATACAGCGGGTTAGATTTACTAAAAGACTTAAAACAGCAGCCGGAACTGGAAAGACTGCCAGTGGTAATGGTGACGGTAAATACAATGGCAGAAGATCGAGACCGTTTTCTAGAGGCTGGTGCTAATGATTATCTCAGCAAGCCGATAGGCATTCCTCAGTTGGAGTTAATTTTGATGAAACATCTCTGA
- a CDS encoding glycosyltransferase family 39 protein produces MTDKDKSTKFKNRSLLILGIIWLVGAVSDRIWFTLDHSVPAWDQADYLTGSLNYWRALQQPQWFSGEWWTSFWLLTSKVPPFTYIATAILQHLFGTGADQATLVLLLFSAMLLGSVYGLGVQLFSIEVGLWAAGLCQLLPGIYQYRLDFLLDYPLTAVVTLSFFCLTVWRNCRTAEEQRTQRTREWVWAAAFGLSLGLALMVKQTALFFLLTPILWVGFGTIRHRAWGRLAQLVSGLLLSVLVFGPWYRTNWLLMLTAGKRATVDSAIAEGDPALNTLDAWTYYWKILPYHVSWPLLLIPIVGLLIYSIKKIKTQQENSSTFNFSFLNFDSIAWLAVFWLGAYLLGSLNINKDSRYVLPYLPVVALFLAYGLTRQTGRWKHHIRWGTIGLAVLLMFLNLFPVGGMFANFTQVLSPYAQHPVYLGEKWPHQQAIAQIIQTEPYLRSTLGVLPSTAKINQHNFNYYGALENFQVYGRQVGTRKKFVPQDARSLSWFLTKSGNQGSIPDAQAIIVQTVEQGSDFQLHKTWDLPDDSVLKLYHRKTPPIQVQPLTEPRTQVSLEQVSVPNQAPPGIPVPITYEWSGSWEQLQSGLVLLTWRMSDRIVENSKVENPKVENPKSEWLHDHGIGMGELYPKVLPPERSANGFRVTEQMAMLPPANISAGIYRLEATYLNRQTGETYPIQVPPVTLKIEPLAAPTPAPELDLLTQLRTLAATLPQGTEALESIFEETGRINQYDPIQDYLNQTLTALEYRLQREPQNRDWAYTLALSKALKRQVKGAIAALERVVEIDSQNPYAYAYLAFVHLYDWHPAAAQKALKPALAINPNLSELQALNGVATLLQGNLVKAWQILKELKIPN; encoded by the coding sequence TTGGCTGTTGACCTCCAAAGTGCCGCCTTTTACCTACATTGCGACTGCTATCCTCCAGCATCTCTTTGGGACGGGGGCGGATCAAGCCACGCTGGTTCTGTTGCTATTCAGTGCGATGCTTTTGGGTTCGGTTTATGGTTTGGGCGTCCAGCTATTTAGCATTGAAGTCGGTTTATGGGCGGCTGGGCTGTGCCAATTGTTACCGGGGATTTATCAATATCGCCTGGATTTTCTGCTGGATTATCCGCTGACAGCGGTTGTGACATTGAGTTTCTTTTGCTTGACGGTTTGGCGGAATTGTCGAACCGCAGAGGAACAGAGGACGCAAAGAACAAGAGAATGGGTTTGGGCGGCGGCGTTTGGACTTTCTTTGGGGCTGGCGCTGATGGTAAAGCAGACAGCGCTGTTCTTTCTGTTGACGCCGATTTTGTGGGTGGGGTTTGGGACGATTCGGCACCGGGCATGGGGACGCCTCGCGCAACTGGTTTCTGGGTTGCTGCTTTCGGTTTTGGTCTTTGGTCCTTGGTATCGCACCAATTGGCTGCTGATGCTGACAGCGGGAAAACGCGCAACCGTGGATTCAGCGATCGCGGAGGGAGATCCCGCCCTCAATACTCTAGACGCCTGGACTTACTACTGGAAAATTCTTCCTTACCATGTGTCTTGGCCTTTGTTACTTATTCCAATTGTGGGATTGCTGATTTATTCAATTAAAAAAATAAAAACTCAACAAGAGAATTCTTCAACTTTTAATTTTTCATTTCTAAATTTTGATTCAATTGCTTGGCTTGCGGTATTTTGGCTGGGAGCTTATTTACTGGGTTCGCTGAATATTAATAAAGATTCTCGCTATGTCTTGCCTTACTTGCCGGTGGTAGCGCTATTTTTGGCTTATGGTTTGACGCGCCAGACAGGACGCTGGAAACATCATATCCGTTGGGGAACGATTGGTTTGGCGGTGCTGCTAATGTTTCTGAACCTGTTTCCCGTGGGAGGGATGTTTGCCAATTTCACGCAAGTCCTCAGTCCCTATGCCCAGCATCCCGTTTATCTGGGAGAAAAATGGCCTCACCAACAAGCGATCGCCCAAATTATTCAAACCGAACCTTATCTGCGTTCCACACTAGGAGTATTACCCTCAACCGCAAAAATTAACCAGCACAATTTCAATTATTACGGTGCGTTAGAAAATTTTCAGGTGTATGGGCGTCAGGTAGGAACCCGAAAGAAGTTTGTCCCTCAAGATGCGCGATCGCTTTCCTGGTTCCTCACCAAAAGTGGCAACCAAGGATCGATTCCAGACGCGCAAGCAATCATCGTCCAAACTGTTGAACAAGGTTCGGATTTCCAGTTGCACAAAACTTGGGATTTACCCGATGACAGCGTTCTGAAACTGTATCATCGCAAAACACCACCCATCCAAGTACAACCCCTCACAGAACCTCGCACCCAAGTCAGCTTAGAACAGGTGAGTGTACCGAACCAAGCCCCACCAGGGATTCCCGTACCGATTACCTACGAATGGTCTGGTTCCTGGGAACAGTTGCAATCTGGGTTAGTGCTGCTGACTTGGCGCATGAGCGATCGCATTGTTGAAAATTCCAAAGTTGAGAATCCCAAAGTTGAAAATCCCAAATCTGAATGGCTGCACGATCACGGGATTGGCATGGGAGAATTGTATCCAAAAGTTCTTCCCCCTGAGCGTTCTGCGAATGGCTTTCGAGTCACCGAACAGATGGCGATGCTGCCGCCAGCAAATATATCGGCTGGAATTTACCGCCTAGAAGCGACTTACCTGAACCGGCAAACGGGTGAAACTTACCCGATACAGGTTCCCCCCGTGACACTGAAGATTGAACCCCTTGCCGCCCCCACACCCGCGCCTGAGCTGGATTTGCTGACTCAACTGCGGACTCTAGCCGCTACCTTACCCCAAGGGACAGAAGCTCTAGAGTCGATATTTGAAGAAACTGGGCGCATCAACCAGTACGACCCGATTCAAGACTATCTGAATCAAACCTTAACGGCATTGGAATATCGACTGCAACGGGAACCGCAAAACCGGGATTGGGCATACACCCTGGCTTTGTCAAAGGCGCTGAAGCGACAAGTCAAAGGTGCGATCGCTGCCTTAGAACGAGTCGTTGAGATCGACTCCCAAAATCCTTACGCTTATGCCTATCTCGCCTTTGTCCATCTGTACGATTGGCATCCCGCCGCCGCCCAGAAAGCTTTGAAACCGGCTCTTGCCATCAACCCGAACTTATCCGAACTTCAAGCCCTGAATGGCGTAGCAACGCTTCTGCAAGGCAATCTTGTCAAAGCTTGGCAAATTCTGAAAGAATTAAAAATTCCGAATTAG